In Heterodontus francisci isolate sHetFra1 chromosome 5, sHetFra1.hap1, whole genome shotgun sequence, one DNA window encodes the following:
- the rbm12bb gene encoding RNA binding motif protein 12Bb — MAVVIRLQGLPVSAGTLDIRHFFSRLTIPDGGVHIIGGELGEAFIVFATDEDARLALMRSGEILKGSRTKLTLSSRNEMQNTIEMSRKRYARCSGETSSYRRSGFSSSGTGGLGSISSTLAENLVAAMQHGINRGTFHPSEIGSSDMNSYGSRMDPMMSGNTSTMALSSPQNIPASSMSALFGMSSREMSGSLEKFNGSGSMDPFAESVYNQRREQGFNSHDVYLRLHGMPYSARELQVREFFHGLQVEAVRLTKDYRGLNNGEGFVRFATSWDAAEGLKRHKKYMGQRFVEVYRATELEWLSGGTDLFIEDRHSDLNQGNRGRSPPREEKYFHSRTLSRSPRRHRSRSRSPRDQDYCVQLKNMPYSITKKDVRNFFDELSITDDQIYLVYDFYGKSTKCFAKFKNAAEHHKALRYHKACIGNRAVYVYPIAKKAMLELMDTVKKQRSRERSTYRIEEKRYQSREEAYSSRLYIYVRNLPFDISKSEIHKFFEGFGVADHGIHILVDGNGIGLGEALVKFKSEDEVLRAERLYGKKLGGREVLLKLVTSEEVLELGISSVHERTKGQKENDYFGSYGSGGDRSLSLDKHELAEPFFEPSGNLGSVSSMQRPRYGQEEGLYGGFNTGNNNFGGYGGGGFGSRFDSGYQGNMGMSSGMAVVKAFNLPYKISVDEILDFFYGYRVIPESVTVRYNDKGLPAGDAVITFETVDEAMAAVRELNEKPIGKRNVKLSLL, encoded by the coding sequence ATGGCTGTGGTCATCCGCTTGCAGGGGCTCCCAGTTTCTGCAGGAACCTTGGATATTCGTCACTTCTTCTCTAGATTAACCATTCCTGATGGAGGGGTACACATAATTGGTGGTGAACTGGGAGAGGCATTCATTGTATTTGCTACAGATGAAGATGCACGTCTTGCTTTGATGAGATCAGGTGAAATTCTTAAAGGGAGCAGAACAAAGCTAACACTAAGTAGCAGAAATGAAATGCAGAATACAATTGAAATGAGTCGTAAGCGATATGCACGCTGCAGTGGAGAAACATCCAGTTATAGAAGGTCAGGATTCAGCAGTTCTGGCACGGGTGGGTTAGGTAGCATATCTTCTACACTAGCTGAAAACTTAGTTGCAGCTATGCAACATGGAATTAATAGGGGTACATTTCACCCCAGTGAAATTGGAAGTTCTGATATGAACAGCTATGGCTCTCGCATGGACCCCATGATGAGTGGTAATACGTCCACAATGGCTTTATCTTCTCCGCAGAACATTCCTGCTTCCTCCATGTCTGCATTATTTGGAATGTCTTCCAGAGAAATGAGTGGTAGTTTGGAAAAATTTAATGGCTCTGGGTCAATGGATCCCTTTGCCGAGTCAGTTTACAATCAAAGGAGAGAACAAGGATTTAATTCTCATGATGTTTACTTGCGTCTGCATGGCATGCCGTATTCTGCAAGAGAGCTGCAAGTAAGAGAGTTCTTCCATGGTTTACAAGTTGAAGCAGTTCGTCTAACAAAGGATTATCGGGGTCTGAATAATGGAGAGGGCTTTGTTCGGTTTGCCACTTCTTGGGATGCAGCTGAAGGATTGAAACGTCACAAGAAATACATGGGGCAGAGATTTGTAGAGGTGTATCGAGCTACAGAGTTGGAATGGCTTTCAGGGGGAACTGATTTGTTTATAGAAGATAGGCATTCAGATCTAAACCAAGGTAATAGAGGTCGTTCCCCTCCTCGTGAAGAGAAATATTTCCATTCTCGAACTCTATCAAGATCACCTCGAAGGCACAGGTCACGATCTCGTTCCCCTCGTGATCAAGATTATTGTGTGCAGCTGAAAAATATGCCTTATAGCATCACAAAAAAAGATGTACGAAATTTCTTCGATGAACTGAGCATAACAGATGACCAGATTTATCTTGTATATGACTTCTATGGTAAAAGTACAAAGTGTTTTGCGAAGTTTAAAAATGCTGCTGAGCATCACAAAGCTCTAAGGTACCATAAGGCATGCATTGGAAACCGTGCAGTTTATGTTTATCCTATTGCTAAAAAAGCCATGTTGGAGTTGATGGATACTGTTAAGAAACAAAGATCAAGAGAAAGATCCACCTACAGAATTGAAGAAAAAAGATACCAGTCAAGAGAAGAAGCGTACTCCTCAAGATTGTATATTTATGTTCGTAACCTTCCATTTGATATCTCCAAATCTGAGATCCATAAATTCTTTGAGGGATTTGGTGTGGCTGATCATGGGATCCACATACTTGTTGATGGTAATGGCATTGGACTAGGGGAGGCTCTGGTCAAGTTCAAGTCTGAGGATGAAGTACTGAGGGCTGAGCGCTTGTATGGTAAAAAGCTTGGAGGAAGAGAAGTTTTGCTAAAGCTGGTTACTTCAGAAGAGGTGCTTGAACTTGGTATCAGTTCTGTGCATGAAAGAACCAAAGGTCAAAAGGAGAATGATTACTTTGGTTCATATGGTAGTGGTGGTGATCGCTCATTATCTCTTGATAAGCATGAATTAGCTGAGCCTTTCTTTGAACCTTCTGGTAATTTGGGTTCTGTATCCTCCATGCAAAGACCAAGGTATGGCCAAGAAGAAGGACTTTATGGAGGGTTTAACACAGGAAACAACAATTTTGGTGGCTACGGTGGAGGGGGATTTGGATCTCGATTTGATTCAGGCTACCAAGGTAATATGGGAATGTCCAGTGGCATGGCTGTTGTTAAGGCTTTCAACCTGCCTTACAAAATCTCAGTTGATGAAATACTGGACTTCTTCTATGGCTATCGTGTTATTCCAGAGTCTGTCACTGTACGGTACAATGACAAGGGGTTACCAGCAGGCGATGCTGTAATTACATTTGAAACGGTTGATGAAGCAATGGCTGCTGTTCGTGAACTGAATGAAAAACCGATTGGAAAAAGGAATGTCAAGCTAAGCTTGCTATAA